Proteins from a genomic interval of Cyanobium sp. AMD-g:
- a CDS encoding cephalosporin hydroxylase family protein, producing the protein MTNLIGYTYKFEWMGRPIIQYPQDILAFQEIVFGARPDLILETGIAHGGSMALSASLLCLLDVMDGLDPRHSSRQVVGIDIDIRPHNRKALDEHPLRFKMQLIEGSSIDPDIIKQARGYADSAENVLVSLDSNHTHQHVLAELNAYADLVSVGSYCIVFDTAIEDLPPGSFPDRPWDVGNNPKTAVHEWLKSHPEFHIDNDIDNKLLISVAPDGYLKRVD; encoded by the coding sequence ATGACCAACCTTATCGGCTATACCTATAAGTTTGAATGGATGGGCCGTCCGATCATTCAGTATCCCCAGGATATCCTCGCTTTTCAGGAGATCGTCTTTGGAGCGCGCCCGGACCTCATTCTTGAGACTGGAATTGCCCATGGTGGTTCCATGGCACTTTCGGCCTCTTTGCTGTGCCTCTTGGATGTGATGGATGGCCTCGATCCTCGGCACTCGTCTCGCCAAGTCGTTGGTATTGACATCGATATTCGACCCCATAACCGCAAGGCTCTCGATGAGCATCCGTTACGGTTCAAAATGCAGTTGATTGAGGGATCATCCATTGATCCCGACATTATCAAGCAAGCTCGTGGCTATGCTGACAGTGCTGAGAATGTTCTTGTCTCCCTGGATTCCAACCACACCCACCAGCATGTCCTCGCCGAGCTCAATGCCTATGCAGATCTTGTCTCGGTTGGTAGCTACTGCATCGTTTTCGATACCGCGATCGAAGACTTACCTCCAGGCTCTTTCCCAGACCGTCCGTGGGATGTGGGAAACAATCCAAAAACGGCTGTTCACGAGTGGTTGAAGAGCCATCCCGAGTTTCATATTGACAATGACATCGACAACAAGCTGTTGATCAGCGTGGCTCCGGATGGGTATCTCAAACGGGTTGACTAA